A genomic region of Arachis hypogaea cultivar Tifrunner chromosome 5, arahy.Tifrunner.gnm2.J5K5, whole genome shotgun sequence contains the following coding sequences:
- the LOC112802971 gene encoding abscisic acid 8'-hydroxylase 3 encodes MASPSETINIGLQYLDGIYISKIQILGIEQSVQCLCSNIGNISLIKFTMMTIMGVINLVIFLIVSLFVVSIVVLMYVTRSPKEMKGIPGNLGWPILGETLSFISDFSSPSGIFSFMHNRQQRYGKVFKSFVLGRFTVFMTGREASKILLTGKDGIVSLNLFYTGQQVLGPTSLLQTNGEPHKRLRRLIAEPLSIDGLKKYFHFINTQAMQTLDHWQGRKVLVLEEASTFTLKVIGHMIMSLEPTSEEQEKFRSNFKIISSSFSSMPIKLPGTAFHHGIKARDRMYEMLDSIIARRRSGQEFQQDFLESLIMKHSKGGAEGEDDENKLTDKQLKDNVLTLLVAGHDTTTAALTWLIKFLEENPHVLEQLREEHRGIIANRKSGTDLTWSEVNNMPYTAKVISETLRRATILPWYSRKASQDFEVDGYKIKKGWSVNLDVVSIHHDPEVFPDPQNFDPSRFDDPLRPFSFLGFGSGPRMCPGMNLAKIEICVFIHHLVTRYKWKPLDRDDSVQPTLVRMPKNKYPVLVEPL; translated from the exons ATGGCGTCACCTTCTGAAACTATTAATATTGGCCTGCAGTACTTGGACGGcatatatataagtaaaattCAAATACTTGGTATTGAGCAAAGTGTTCAATGTTTGTGTAGTAACATTGGAAACATTTCATTGATCAAATTCACAATGATGACAATAATGGGGGTCATCAATTTGGTTATCTTCTTGATCGTTTCATTGTTTGTAGTATCAATTGTGGTGTTGATGTATGTTACACGTTCTCCTAAGGAAATGAAAGGCATCCCAGGAAACCTTGGATGGCCAATTTTGGGTGAGACTCTCTCATTCATCTCTGACTTTTCAAGTCCATCAGGCATATTTAGCTTCATGCACAACAGACAACAGAG ATATGGAAAGGTATTCAAGAGCTTTGTATTGGGGAGGTTCACAGTGTTCATGACAGGGAGAGAAGCAAGCAAGATATTACTAACTGGCAAGGATGGGATTGTGAGCTTGAACTTGTTCTACACTGGCCAACAAGTTCTTGGCCCCACTAGCTTGTTGCAAACCAATGGAGAACCACACAAAAGGCTAAGGAGGCTCATTGCTGAACCTTTGTCAATTGATggccttaaaaaatattttcacttcATCAATACTCAAGCAATGCAAACCTTAGATCATTGGCAAGGAAGAAAAGTCCTTGTTCTTGAAGAAGCTTCCACA TTTACTTTGAAAGTGATTGGACATATGATCATGAGCTTAGAGCCAACAAGTGAGGAGCAAGAGAAGTTTCGGTCGAATTTCAAGAttatctcttcttcattttcctcCATGCCTATCAAGCTTCCAGGAACTGCTTTCCATCACGGTATCAAG GCTCGAGATAGGATGTATGAGATGTTGGATTCTATAATTGCGAGGCGAAGAAGTGGCCAGGAGTTTCAGCAAGATTTCTTGGAGTCCTTGATCATGAAGCATAGCAAAGGAGGAGCAGAAGGAGAAGATGATGAGAACAAACTCACTGACAAACAGTTGAAGGACAATGTACTAACATTGTTGGTTGCAGGACATGATACCACAACTGCTGCTCTAACATGGCTCATCAAATTTCTTGAAGAAAATCCTCATGTCCTTGAACAACTCAGG GAGGAACATAGAGGAATCATTGCAAATAGAAAGAGTGGAACAGATCTTACATGGTCTGAAGTTAATAACATGCCTTACACAGCCAAA GTGATCAGCGAAACCCTTCGACGAGCGACGATATTGCCTTGGTATTCAAGAAAAGCATCCCAGGATTTTGAAGTTGATG gatataaaattaagaaaggtTGGTCAGTTAATCTTGATGTTGTTTCTATACACCATGACCCTGAAGTGTTTCCAGATCCTCAAAACTTTGACCCCTCAAGATTTGAT gATCCCTTAAGGCCTTTCAGCTTTCTTGGATTTGGTAGTGGACCACGTATGTGTCCTGGAATGAACCTTGCCAAGATTGAAATCTGTGTCTTCATCCACCACCTTGTTACCAGATACAA GTGGAAGCCTCTAGATAGAGATGATTCAGTTCAACCAACACTTGTGAGGATGCCAAAGAACAAGTATCCTGTGTTGGTGGAGCCACTGTAA
- the LOC112802972 gene encoding SKP1-interacting partner 15, whose protein sequence is MEEDDPLIYRLPQDTLHQIFSSLPLRQVIICRTLSKFFNALLSTPSFLTLLSTTLPPLHLLALRHPHHHHHPSSSLHLFDPDLNRWLRFPLTFLPFRNPNPVASSHGLLYLWALSPSDNTKSLIACNPLTRHFRLLPHLGSAWSRHGSVLVDSSNRVMVLTELAALYFSGDSNHQWMKFSSNLPAKPRSPVLVGDRVLALCDVGSPWRSQWKLFAAAAPPHAAFQTWSRLERHEWGDVFDILKRPRLVRDNGGDGGRATVLMVGGLKSSFSLNAPCSTILILRLDLTTMDWEEAGRMPPEMFRCFRESSKFKVFGGGDRVCFSAKRIGKKLALWDRSGSSRKVGGEWRWIDHLPGNGEGLYRGFVFEGRLNAVP, encoded by the coding sequence ATGGAGGAAGACGACCCGCTGATCTACCGCCTCCCACAGGACACACTGCACCAGATCTTCTCCAGCCTCCCACTCCGGCAGGTCATAATCTGCCGTACACTCTCCAAGTTCTTTAACGCCCTTCTCTCCACGCCTTCCTTCCTCACCCTCCTCTCCACCACCCTCCCTCCGCTCCACCTCCTTGCCCTCCGCCAcccgcaccaccaccaccacccttcCTCCTCCCTCCACCTCTTCGACCCCGACCTCAACCGCTGGCTCCGCTTCCCCCTCACCTTCCTCCCCTTCCGAAACCCCAACCCTGTCGCCTCCTCCCACGGCCTCCTCTACCTCTGGGCTCTTTCCCCCTCCGACAACACCAAATCCCTAATCGCCTGCAATCCACTCACGCGCCACTTCCGCCTCCTCCCTCACCTCGGCTCCGCTTGGTCGCGCCATGGCTCCGTCCTCGTTGACTCCTCTAACCGCGTTATGGTCCTCACCGAACTCGCCGCCCTCTATTTCTCCGGCGACAGCAACCACCAGTGGATGAAATTCTCCTCCAATCTTCCTGCGAAGCCACGGAGTCCGGTCCTCGTCGGAGACCGCGTCCTTGCGCTCTGCGACGTCGGCTCGCCGTGGCGGAGCCAGTGGAAGCTCTTTGCGGCGGCTGCGCCGCCACACGCGGCGTTTCAGACGTGGAGCAGGCTGGAGCGGCACGAGTGGGGTGACGTGTTTGATATATTGAAGAGGCCGAGACTGGTTCGAGACAACGGCGGCGATGGAGGTCGCGCGACAGTGCTGATGGTTGGGGGATTGAAGTCGTCGTTCTCGCTGAACGCGCCGTGCTCGACGATCTTGATTCTGCGGCTTGATTTGACGACGATGGACTGGGAGGAGGCAGGGAGGATGCCGCCTGAGATGTTCCGGTGCTTCAGGGAGTCCAGCAAGTTCAAGGTTTTTGGAGGCGGAGACAGGGTTTGCTTCTCAGCGAAGCGGATCGGGAAGAAATTGGCGCTTTGGGATCGGTCCGGGAGCAGCAGAAAGGTAGGAGGAGAGTGGCGGTGGATCGATCACTTGCCGGGAAACGGCGAAGGGCTGTACCGAGGTTTCGTGTTTGAAGGGAGGCTCAATGCTGTGCCTTGA
- the LOC112802974 gene encoding trypsin inhibitor-like: MARISSFLALFFLLFAFTIKFKCVIAGTVFDTDNSPVKNGGNYYVLPVSEGEGGGVTIASIGLKLTLAVVQNPSQNILGLPVTISNSDGTMVIQTDGFVSIKFTNLGDSSTWIVVLDDSANMWYVAIGNAQDYLSDRIRTGSFKINYYNDGYKFVFCSDSNTSDCEDVGIYTDGYGNNRLALNGAAFAIQFQSVEKGLAAY; encoded by the coding sequence ATGGCCAGAATTTCTTCATTTCTTGCActctttttccttctctttgCATTTACCATAAAATTTAAGTGTGTCATTGCAGGTACTGTGTTTGATACAGATAATAGCCCTGTAAAAAATGGCGGCAACTACTATGTTCTTCCGGTTTCTGAGGGTGAGGGTGGTGGAGTTACCATTGCTAGCATTGGTTTGAAACTCACTCTTGCTGTTGTCCAAAATCCCTCACAGAATATCCTTGGATTGCCGGTTACTATATCGAATTCGGACGGAACAATGGTCATCCAAACAGACGGGTTTGTTTCTATCAAGTTCACCAATTTAGGTGACTCATCCACTTGGATTGTTGTCTTGGATGACTCTGCCAATATGTGGTATGTAGCCATTGGCAATGCTCAGGACTACTTGAGTGATCGAATTCGAACCGGGAGTTTCAAGATTAATTACTATAATGATGGTTACAAGTTTGTTTTCTGTAGTGATAGCAATACCTCAGATTGTGAAGATGTTGGGATATACACTGATGGTTATGGAAATAATCGTTTAGCTCTCAATGGAGCAGCATTTGCAATTCAGTTCCAGAGTGTGGAGAAAGGTCTTGCAGCCTATTAA